A portion of the Pseudorasbora parva isolate DD20220531a chromosome 1, ASM2467924v1, whole genome shotgun sequence genome contains these proteins:
- the LOC137088679 gene encoding location of vulva defective 1, whose translation MLSTTDQSTNTVQTAQPITEAQSTIPTSPATATTQPMLSTTDQPTNTVQTATTSQPTQTETQPITEAQSTIPTSPATATTQPMLSTTDQSTNTVQSSQPITEAQSTITTSPATATTQPMLSTTAQSTNTVQTATISQPTQTETQPITEAQSTIPTSPATATTQPMLSTTTPTPTTPTTTITPTTTTKTTTTTPPTTRTTTMTTTVITTTTTTTTATPAPTRPPPVVTLELVILLVFSQDLQITTSEAFRKLAYQVETECNKVYKKKYGPLFIKVIVIAFRAFTKTRAVENVKAELEIVFNQTSNAPIPSNTEIVQTLKEAATTPNSGFNLTIDVNTIAVIKSLQIIPLTILTDGAFRVVLFNKSSIEFQNRATMIKTGLEPFFFADYPISFSVITVTNFSDASVKTRSVPTIRNSMDLTFAANALLPNSNQIVNTIVRAAKNNTLPFQIFTSEIVINGTSFSSAEVSRKISALTALLLVAVSLLVPWFD comes from the exons ATGCTATCAACAACTGACCAGTCTACAAATACAGTCCAGACTGCCCAACCTATAACTGAAGCCCAGTCAACAATACCTACATCACCTGCAACAGCTACAACCCAACCTATGCTATCAACAACTGACCAGCCTACAAATACAGTCCAGACTGCAACTACTTCACAGCCAACACAAACTGAAACCCAACCTATAACTGAGGCCCAGTCAACAATACCTACATCCCCTGCAACAGCAACAACCCAACCTATGCTATCAACAACTGACCAGTCTACAAATACAGTCCAGAGTTCCCAACCTATAACTGAGGCCCAGTCAACAATAACTACATCACCCGCAACAGCTACAACCCAACCTATGCTATCAACTACTGCCCAGTCTACAAATACAGTCCAGACTGCAACTATTTCACAGCCAACACAAACTGAAACCCAACCTATAACTGAGGCCCAGTCAACAATACCTACATCCCCTGCAACAGCTACAACCCAACCTATGCTATCAACGACCACACCAACACCAACAacaccaacaacaacaataacaccaaccacaacaacaaaaacaacaaccacCACACCCCCAACAACAAGAACCACAACAATGACAACCACAGTCATAACTACAACAACCACTACCACCACCGCAACACCAGCTCCAACACGCCCACCACCCGTTGTAACCCTAGAGTTGGTCATTTTATTAGTATTCAGTCAAGATCTACAAATCACGACAAGCGAGGCATTTAGGAAACTAGCATATCAGGTTGAAACTGAG TGTAACAAAGTATACAAGAAGAAGTATGGACCTCTTTTCATCAAGGTTATTGTGATTGCTTTCAG AGCTTTTACTAAAACCCGAGCAGTAGAAAATGTAAAGGCAGAGCTGGAAATAGTGTTTAACCAAACCTCCAATGCACCCATCCCCAGCAACACTGAAATTGTGCAGACTCTAAAAGAAGCAGCTACAACTCCAAACTCAGGCTTCAACCTTACTATTGATGTCAACACTATTGCTGTTATCA AATCACTACAGATAATTCCATTGACAATCCTGACTGACGGAGCCTTTAGAGtggttttgtttaataaaagttCAATTGAATTTCAGAACAGGGCAACCATGATTAAAACAGGG CTCGAACCATTTTTCTTTGCTGATTACCCTATATCATTCAGTGTCATAACTGTAACAAACTTCAG TGATGCCAGTGTAAAAACAAGGAGTGTGCCCACGATCCGAAACTCTATGGATCTCACATTTGCGGCGAACGCCCTCCTACCCAACAGCAACCAGATAGTGAACACTATAGTTCGAGCAGCCAAGAACAACACACTGCCCTTCCAGATCTTTACGAGTGAAATTGTGATAAATGGTACAT CATTTTCATCAGCTGAAGTCAGCAGAAAGATCAGTGCGCTGACCGCTTTACTCCTGGTGGCTGTGTCTCTTCTGGTCCCGTGGTTTGATTGA